One genomic segment of Ctenopharyngodon idella isolate HZGC_01 chromosome 7, HZGC01, whole genome shotgun sequence includes these proteins:
- the tbc1d14 gene encoding TBC1 domain family member 14 isoform X3: MEYERRSEHTSNSTSPKKNVRKSLDFEPLSTTALILENRPANLPAKPEEEAQKHRQEYEEMVAQAKKRELKEAQKRKKQLEDRCKLEESIGNAALIWTQEILPNWQSMCSSKRVRDLWWQGLPPSVRGKVWSLAIGNDLNITDELYNICLARAKEKWNAFVAPTAAAETESEDTGLSNADREASLELIKLDISRTFPSLCIFQQGGPYHDVLHSILGAYTCYRPDVGYVQGMSFIAAVLILNMDTVDAFIAFANLLNKPCQMAFYRVDHSLMLTYFGAFEVFFEENLPKLFAHFKNNNLSSDIYLIDWIFALYSKSLPLDIACRVWDVFCRDGEEFLFRTALGILRLYEDILTHMDFIHIAQFLTRLPDYISAEEIFSSITNINMNSKNKKWPQVLQALQKGQDRGSPLLKR, from the exons ATG GAATATGAAAGAAGGAGTGAACACACAAGCAATTCCACATCTCCCAAGAAGAATGTAAGAAAGAGCCTGGACTTCGAGCCACTTTCAACCACAGCTCTTATACTGGAGAACCGTCCAGC GAATCTTCCTGCAAAGCCTGAGGAAGAAGCCCAGAAACACAGACAAGAATATGAGGAGATGGTGGCTCAGGCCAAAAAGAGAG AGCTGAAAGAGGCCCAGAAACGGAAAAAACAGCTAGAGGACAGGTGTAAACTAGAGGAAAGCATCGGCAATGCTGCTCTCATCTGGACTCAGGAGATATTACCCAACTGGCAAAGCAT GTGTTCATCTAAGCGGGTGAGAGATTTATGGTGGCAGGGTCTGCCACCCAGTGTGAGGGGCAAAGTCTGGAGTCTAGCGATAGGAAATGACCTGAACATCACAGATg AGCTGTACAACATCTGTTTGGCTAGAGCCAAGGAGAAGTGGAATGCTTTTGTAGCCCCAACGGCTGCTGCAGAAACAGAGAGTGAAG ATACAGGCTTGTCTAATGCTGATCGAGAGGCCAGTCTAGAACTGATCAAGTTAGATATTTCCAGAACCTTTCCCAGTCTCTGTATATTCCAACAG GGAGGCCCATACCATGATGTATTGCACAGCATTCTGGGAGCTTACACTTGCTATCGTCCCGATGTGGGATAT GTGCAGGGAATGTCCTTTATAGCAGCAGTGTTGATCCTCAACATGGACACTGTTGATGCCTTCATTGCATTTGCCAATTTGTTGAACAAGCCTTGTCAAATGGCTTTCTACAGAGTAGACCACAGCCTT ATGTTGACATACTTTGGAGCATTTGAAGTGTTCTTTGAAGAGAATCTACCAAAGCTTTTTGCACATTTCAAAAATAACAACCTGTCCtctgatatttatttaattgactG GATCTTCGCCTTGTACAGTAAATCGCTCCCACTGGACATTGCGTGTCGTGTGTGGGACGTGTTTTGTCGTGATGGTGAGGAATTTCTCTTCCGCACTGCACTGGGTATCCTGCGTCTTTACGAGGACATCCTCACACACATGGACTTCATCCACATCGCTCAGTTCCTGACACGCCTGCCGGACTACATCTCTGCTGAGGAGATCTTCTCCAGCATAACCAACATCAACATGAACAGCAAGAACAAGAAATGGCCACAA GTTCTTCAGGCTTTGCAGAAAGGACAAGACCGGGGCAGTCCACTACTGAAACGCTAA